One Candidatus Zixiibacteriota bacterium genomic window, CCCCGGGATATTCGTCAAGTCAGCGAGACTGTCAAAACGATGGTTTTGGCGATATTCGACGATACGTCGCGACAACACCGGACCGAGATGCCGGACCAATTCGAGCGAATCAAGCGGCGCCGTGTTGATATCGACCTGGAAAAAGCCCTCGTAATTGTTTTCGGTCTCGGTCGTGATCGGGGCATATTCCGGCGGCGCCTGCTGCGAGGAGGCATGACTGCGAATGAATGTAAAGGTCGCCAACATCACCGCCGTAGCCGACAACAGACCGACAAACCAAAGTTGACGGCGGGTAAAATCGAAATAGCGGTTCAGGCCCAAAACATCCTCACATTTCTTCGTTGTAAAAAAGACGCGCAAAGATACTAAACGCATTCTGTAAAAGCAACCGGGGGGCTTGAAATCAACGGCGAGTGGAAGATATTGATTCGGCGCAGGTTCGAAGACGGACCTGCACTACGGGGATACGTGCACTTCGCTCATTGGCAGGTCCCGGGGGAAGATATCTGCCATACATCGTAAGGTATTTTATGAAGAAGAAAGTCAGGGTTGTTCAACGCCCGCACCGAAAAGCGTCCCTCGGACTTCGCGCATAATCTTGAACCGGGTGATCTCCTGATCGGAGCGGAATCCATAGCCGGTGGCCCATTCATTCTCTTTGGTTATCCGCACGAACTCATCGGTGGAAATTTCATCGCCGTACGAATCCCAGCGCAAATACTCGGTCTGCAGTTTATAACCGTTGCGACTGACCAGCAACACATTGCCGTAGATATCCATCAGGCCGGTACCCTCACGGATCACCGCTGAGTCCCCCTTGAGCATGCCGCTGGGCATCCCGGTCGAGTCATAACCGTTGATATTCACGACATAGGCCATGCCGGAATCGATGGCCTCGAACTGCACATAATGCTCGAACTGAATGGTGGAAGTCACCACTCCTTTATCGGAGAGGTTGATGATCGCCTGAAACATCTCCGAATCCGGCACCAGAACGGAGTCGGCATCGCCTCGGTCGCTGACAGCCTCACGTTCCGAGCACCCAACGGCGGCCAGAAGAACTGCCGGGGCCAAATATGTCAGAATTCGGTTAATCATCTTCTATTATACGGTTCGGGACCTGCAATGTTAATAATATCGGCAGAAAGTCAAGCAGAGTTTCGCGGTGAGGTAAGCCAGCGGTTTTTCATCCAGATCCACTGATCCCGATATTGATCGATTATCTCTTCCAGAACAGCCGTACAGGCGGCGGTCATCCGGTCCACATCGGCATCGAAATTATCACTACGCTCAATCTTCACTTCCGGCCGGAAAATCAACCGATAGCGATCTCGCTCGGTCCGAAGACAGGCGCAGGGGACAAACGCCGATCCAGCCCTAAGTCCGATATTAGTCTGGCCGATAGGAGTCAGGGCCAGTCGACCGAACACCGGTACGA contains:
- a CDS encoding helix-hairpin-helix domain-containing protein, yielding MRLVSLRVFFTTKKCEDVLGLNRYFDFTRRQLWFVGLLSATAVMLATFTFIRSHASSQQAPPEYAPITTETENNYEGFFQVDINTAPLDSLELVRHLGPVLSRRIVEYRQNHRFDSLADLTNIPGIGPATLEKIRPFLKVSAE
- the lptC gene encoding LPS export ABC transporter periplasmic protein LptC; translation: MINRILTYLAPAVLLAAVGCSEREAVSDRGDADSVLVPDSEMFQAIINLSDKGVVTSTIQFEHYVQFEAIDSGMAYVVNINGYDSTGMPSGMLKGDSAVIREGTGLMDIYGNVLLVSRNGYKLQTEYLRWDSYGDEISTDEFVRITKENEWATGYGFRSDQEITRFKIMREVRGTLFGAGVEQP